From the Sphingobacteruim zhuxiongii genome, the window ATTCTGAACAATCGTATTGAGTTTGATGAGATAGATTGTTTAGATCTATTCGCTGGTACGGGGAATATCTCTTTTGAACTCGCATCGCGAGGCGCCGTATCGGTCGATGCAATCGATCAACATGCGAAATGCATTATGTATATCGATGAGACCGCGAAGAAATTGAAGCTTGAGCAAATTAAGACCCGTAGAGCGGATGTATTTAAATATATTAAATCGGCAAAGAAGTCCTACGATTTTATCTTCGCTGATCCACCCTATGATATCGGGGCGCTTCCACAATTAGCCCAAATGATTCTCGATGGCGATCTATTGAAACCTGGAGGCTTGCTTGTAATTGAACATCCAAGCTCTAGAAAATTAGCGGAAAGTCCGTATTTTGTAGAGATAAGAGTGTACGGAAACTCTTCTTTTAGTTTTTATTCCAAATAATATGAAAATAGCTGTATTCCCAGGGTCTTTCGATCCCTATACTTTGGCCCACCACGATCTGGTAGAGCGTGCTTTACCAATTTTCGATAAAATATACGTCGCGATAGGAATCAATAGCGCTAAGGTTGGGATGATGGATGTAGACTTGAAAAAGGAAGCGATCGCAGCTTTGTATGCTTCAAATCCAAAGATTGAAGTGACTACTTATAAGGGATTGACTGTCGATTATTGTAAAGAAGTGCGGGCGCAAGTTATCCTACGTGGATTGCGAAATACGACAGATTTAGATTATGAAAATATTATTGCACAGAATAATTTGCAGTTAAATCCAGCAGTAGAGAGTTATTTCCTCGTTAGTAGAACTGGTTTAGCGCATATATCTTCGACGATCGTACGCGATATTTGGCGAAACAATGGTGACATTGCACCATTAGTTCCTGCCCAAATTCTTAAATATATTGAAAAGTTAGACCGTAAATAGTCTAATTTTTTTACCTTTTATCTTAGTATTATTTCCTGTTTTCGCAATTTCGGACGCTTTACTGGCTGCCACAGCAACGTAAGATTCATAATCTTTTAGATTAATCATTCCCACATCTTCTTTTTCCATTTTCGTCAAAGAGTGTAAGAATCCAACGATATCGACCTTGTTGATTTTGTCTTTTTTACCTGCAGAGATACGCATGGTTTTAAATCCCGGTGCATCTGGTAGGGGATAGAACTCGTCCAGACTCATGACTTCTGAATCTTGAAAATATTCTGGAAAACGATCCTCAGGTGTGAAAATACCATAAACGGAACCCGAGCTTTGATTTCTTCCTGTACGACCATTTCGGTGAATAAACTCTTCTTCTTTATATGGAAATTGATAATGAATAACGTGCTTCATTTCTGGAATATCCAAACCTCTAGATCCCAAATCGGTCGTCACAAGGATATGCTCACTACCATTCTTAATCTTGATTATCGCCAACTCACGATCGTATTGGTCTAATCCTCCGTGGTAGTTAATACATTCTACACCCTTACCAATCAGGAGCCTTTGAATATGATCTACCGCTTCTCGATGATTACAGAAAATCAATACTTTCTCCGTACCGATTTTACAGATTAACTTGAATAACGCTTCAAGCTTCATCTTACTGCTTGCCTCAATCTGGAAATAACCCAAATTCGGCGTAAAAACCGTATCTGCTAAGAAGTTTAGGGATACCGGATTGTTGAGCTTTAAGAATGGTGGATATTCTTTGATAGCCGTTGCTGACGTTAAAATCTGATTTTTAATGCCTGGGCAAGCATTTAAAATACTGTCCAATTGTTCATGAAAACCTAATTCCAGTGACTTATCGAACTCATCGAGTACCAAGATTTTACAATCTTTCAATAAATTCGGATTTCTGTCAATATGATATAGAATACGTCCTGGTGTACCGACAATTAAATTAGGAATCTGCTCGAGTTTTTTGCGCTCCGCTCGCGCATCATTCCCCCCGTATACACAAACCAAGGATATATCCTTGGTTAAGGCTTTAATTACTTGCTCGATCTGTAAAGCTAATTCGCGCGTTGGAACAATAACTAATGCTGATGTTCCTTTTAATTTGGCCTTCTCCATCAATTTCAACATCAATAGGGCAAAGGCTAAAGTCTTACCGCTTCCGGTAGGAGACAAAAGCATGAAGTCTCGACTATAATCAAACGCCGCTAAAGATTCCTCTTGCATGGCGTTTAACTTTTCGATTCCTAAGTTTTTGAGATACTGTTCTAATGCTAGCATGCCGCAAAAGTATCAATTTAAATGCTATTTCACTTGATGATATAGAATTATAATAATTTGCAATTGATATTTAAAGTTTGGCACACTGTTTGATTGTGTACTAGTATTCATAATTTAGGTTAATAATTGGTTAGTTAAAGCTTGTAATCTCCCCGATTACAAGCTTTTCTTTTTTAGCCTAAGTATTTGATATTAATTAGCGTTGCTAATTGTTCCACCGCTTGACTTCTCGAAACTTGTTGCTTTTGGTTGCCCAGTATAGGATACCCTAGCACCAGAAGATGCTTCCGCAGACAAGGACTCTGTTACGTGTATATTTATTTTAGCACCTGAACTTGCGTCGGCAGTCACTTTATTTGACGAAAGCTTTTGCGCATTAATATTAGCGTTTGAGCTTGCTTCAATGGACGTTGTTTTGCTTGCCCCTGAAATTTCTACAACGGATGCAGAAGAGGCTTCAATGGCCAATGTTGTTGCTTTTATAGCCCCGGTATGTACCTTTGAAGCAGAACTAGTTTCAATCGATAATGCATTAGCGTTTATTGCTGCTGTCTTTAATGATCCGGCAGAGGATAGGTCAATATCAAGATCACGAACATCAATAGCGTCTGTAATTTCTAATGAACCTGCAGACGAAAGTTCAATACTACTCAAATTCGGATTGATATATACCGTCGCTTTTAGGTTTTTAGAGTTTTGAATGTTGCTGTTCCGCTTTACGCGAATGGTCAACACGCCTGATTCAACCTTAGTCTCAATCTTGCCGAGCTGATTTTGGTTTTGCGCTTCAAGGACAACCTCGTTCTTGTTTGATTTAATGATTTTCGCTTGAATGCCAGTAGAAACGGAGATACCAATAGGTTTTGAACTGATTTTTCGAACTTCAGATTGCTGTGCATAACTTAAGCTCGCAAATCCAATAAATGCAATGGTTAATAATTTTCTCATAATCACTTATACATTATTTAAGTTACTGCAATTTAAGTAATCCTAATGGCAAATTGTCCTTTAGTAAACTGGAAAATTTGAAATTGTAGAAGAATTAGGTTAGGAAAAGATAAATTTAAAAATTTTGTGTAGACCGATTAAAAAGCATATTTTCAAGTATCTTAACCGTTCGATAAAGGGGAGTTTAATGGATCTTATAAGCAATTTCAAACAGTTATATCATATTGATGATTTCTTAGAGGAATATCTCGATAAAATAATAGAGACAAAGAACTTTCAAAAAGGAGATATTATATTCGAACCCGGAGCATATCTCAAGTATATATACTTTATCGAAGAAGGCTTTACGCGCATTTACTATTATAAGAACCGACGCGATATTACCCATTCCTTTTTTGGCTCAAATTCCTTTAGTACTGGGATAGAAAGTGTATTCTACAAAAAGCCTGCGATGTTTGGCTTTCAGGCATTGACGGCTTCTCGAATTAGCTATATGCCATTTGCGGCGATTGAGAAGCTTGCGAAGACTAATATTACAATGAATCAGATTGTCCAAAAAGTATTATTAGATAATTTAATCCACTTTTCTACCCGTTTCTATAATACCCAGTTTGAAACCGCTCATGAGCGCTATGCTTCGCTCATCAAGGAGAATCCCGAACTTTTTCAAAACGCAACCTTAGGTCATATTGCTTCTTACCTAGGTATTTCTCAACAAACACTCTCCGTTATCCGAGGACAGAAATAAATTTCATTTTTTAAGATATCTGAAAATTCCTTTACTAAACAACTCGGAACTTTGCATTGTTAATCAAGTAAACAATGAAAGAGATGACGTTTTCAAGAAAAGGAATTTTTATCGCATGGGCGATACTTCTCAGTAGCATTGATTTAGCGTTTGCCCAAGATGACTTAACAACGTTTAGGGAACCTGTCAATAATGCAATTCGCTACAATAAATCGCTTAAAAATGCCGAGCTGGAAAATCAAAAAGTGGCATTAGATCAGCAGATGGTGAAAGGAAAGTTATTGCCAACGGTCTCCGCCAATGCGATGTATGGTTATGTAAATAGTCTGATAAATATCGATCTCCCTACTCAAAATCTACCCATTACCGGAATTAATTTGTTCGAAGGAAGCCAGAGCGCTAGACTTTCAACACAAGTTGGATTGGCTGGAGTTACAGCAACGCAAGTAATTTTTTCGGGCCTACAGATAAGTAATGGACAGAAAGCATTGGAGCAGAAATTTAAAGCACAAAGACTCCTCCAAGAGGCTAGTTATGATCAGGTAGCACAAGAGGTCATTATGTGTTTTGATCAACTGATGCTACTCAAGGAGGTTGATTTACTGATTGCCGATTCTGAGAAGCGATTGAATAAAGAGCATCAGAAGGTCATGCAAGCAATAGAAAACGGACTTGCAATCCCATATGATCGCGATAAGATAAAATTAGCAATTCTGGAGTTGGAAAGTAAGAAAGCCGAAGTCGAGAGTAATCGAGAATTGCTTCATTACAAGTTATCAGAATTAACGGGAATGAAGGGCTCAGCCTTGGAGAATGTCCGATTCAAGTTAAAGGAAATATTATTAGATAAGGATACTGCTACTGTGATGAACCGTAAGGAAATATCCGCTTTAGAAGCATCTCAAAAAGCGTATGAATATGCTTATAAAAAGGAGAAAGGGACTAAGCTTCCACAGGTTTTTGCTTTTGGCAATGTATCCTATGTTAATGCTTTTGGTACCAGCTTAAAGATCAAAGATTTACCCGTTGTTGGTGATTTAAAATTGTCAAGTAATCAGTTGATGATGGCTCCAAATTATGCAATAGGCATTGGAGCAAAGTGGACCATCTTCGAAGGCAAAACCCATCAAACAGCTATTGACAAGGCAAAAATCGATATGCAAATCAATGAAAACAAGCTTTCCGATACTAAAGAGAAACTCGCACTTCTTCAACGAAAGACAATCGTCGATTATGATTTGTCGATGAAGAAAATTAAGGTGAATGAACAGCAGGTGGAAATAGCAAAAAATAACTTGTATTTAGCTTCCAGACAATTCGAAGAAGGTCTAAGTGATGTGACAGATCGTTTAGAAGCCGAAAACGAATACTATAAACAGACATTGAATTATTATACTCAAATCTTAAACCAACGTACAGCTGCTTTAGAACTGCTTAAAGCAAATGGCAACTTGTATCAAACTGTAACTCGATAATCATGAAAAAATTAACATATACGTTCGCCGCGCTTTTCTTTTTACAAAGCTGTTCTAATAAAGATGCTGAAAAGCAGGTTAAACTGGAAGGTAAAATTGAAAGAGATCAATTAGCTGTGACCACGAAGATTCCTGGTAAGATTCAGCGAATTCTTGTAGAAGAAGGGCAACATGTTCAAAAAGGGGACACACTAGTTATTTTAGAACTTCCGGAGGTGGATGCGAAATCTATGCAGGCGCAGGGCGCCTTGGATGCTGCACAGGCCCAATATGAAATGGCACTAAAAGGAGCGACCGACGGACAGATGAAACAGTTACATGCGAAGGTGAACGGTTTAAAAGAACAATTTGACTTTGCGCAGAAGTCACTGGATCGCATGAATAATTTGTTGAGAGACTCCTTAGTGGCGCAACAAAAATATGATGAAGTTTATGCCAAATACCAAGGTGCTAAGAATCAATATTTAGCTGCCCAAGCTGAAGTGGCAGATGTACAGCATGGAGCACGCGTCGAACAGCAACGTATGGCTCTTGGACAAAAGGAACGTGCTATTGGTGCGGTTAGCGAGGTAAACGTGGCATCCAAAGAACGTTACATTATTGCGCCTCAAGATATGAGCATAGAGACGATTAATCTTCGCGTTGGTGAACTAGCACTCGCTGGCTATAGTTTATTGTCAGGTTACATTATTGATGGCACTTATTTTCGCGTAACAATTCCAGAAAGTCAAGTAAAGGATTTTCAGAAGGGGGCGGAAAAGATATTAGTATTTCCTTATTTAGCTAACAGAGAGCTTAAAGCTCGTGTAGAGACCATTAAGTCGTTAAGTTCTTATGCGAATATTAGCACCGCATATCCTGATTTTGAAGAACAGGAGACTTTATTCGAAATCCGACTAAAGCCCGTTAATCTCAATGATAGCCAAGATTTATTGACAAAAGCTACGTTTATTGTTAAACAAGAAAAATCAGCTAAGTAATGAAGAACTTTATTAGCTTATTGAAGCGAGAGTTTTCGCTATTTTTTCAAAATAAAGTGCTGATGGTTTTATTCCTTGGCGCGCCAATCATGTATGCTGTACTGATAGGAGGGGTCTATAAGAAAGGGAAGGTGACGAATCTTCCTATCATCGTCGTCGATGAAGATCGAAGCCCTATGAGTCAGCAATTAATTGAGATGTTTAATGAGAGTGAAGTAATTTATGTTGCGGAGGTTTTGAACGATGGTTTTAAAGCAAAGGAGGAAGCTTTGCGTACCGAGTCGACTGTTGTTGTTCAGATTCCTAGAAACTTCTCTTCAAATATTAACTACGGTCGTTCGACAGAGTTGACTTTGTTTGTGAATGCATCAAATACATTGACGTCGAATTATGCGATGATGGCTGTTAATGTTGCTGCTGGAACAATGAAAGCCGGAATTCAAATTAAAGCTCAACAGAAGAAAGGTGTTCCAGAATTTGTCGCTTCTCAACAATATGAGCCCTTTAAAACGACGATTATCAAACAACATATACGAAGTGGAAACTACTTATACTTTATGTTACCGGGCGTTTTGCTTACCGTACTTCAGCAGGTCATGATGTTGGGATTGGCACTAAGTTTTGCCTCAGAGTTTGAAAAAGGAACTTTTACCGATTTAGTCGCTCGATCTAAAAATGTATTCCTTCTGATTCTGGTCAAAGTGTTGCCTTATATTCTGATGTCGGTTTTTATTGTATTCCTGTACTATGGGTTTTCTGTATTCTATCGTATGCCTTTACAGTTATCAGGCATATCATTTTATGTCTATACCTTGTTGTTTTTACTAGCGGTAGCTTTTATTGGTATTTTGGTGAGCATTGCAATCCCGAGCCAGTTGAAGGCGACAGAAATCTTAATGGTTATTGCTACACCAAGTTTTATATTAAGCGGTTTCACTTGGCCTTTAAGTCAAATGCCGGAATGGATTGTTTGTATTGCAAAGGTAATTCCATTAACTCATTATCTGCAAATATTTAGAACGATGATTATCGAGCAGGGCGGAGCCGCTTACGTGCAAGAAGCAGTCTGGGGATTAGTGCTAATCGCTTCTATTGCTTTGCTACTTTCTGTGGTTCTATTGCAGTTGAAAATAAATAAAGCGAATAAAGAATTAAAAGCGCAAGCTTAAAATGTTGAATTCCGTCGATACACTAGACTAGGATCTTCATTTTGAACATCGGAAAGGTAATCGATTAAGTTGAATTGGCATTTTTCAAGTACGTTGATGGAGGCAAGGTTGCTGGGGCGAACAAGCGCGTAAATGGCCTTTTTCTTTAGTTCTTCAAATCCAAAAGCAGTGGCTGTTTGTGCTAATTCAGTCGCAAATCCTTTTCCCCAAGCGCTAGGGGAAAAACGATAGCCTAGATTAGTACGTTGATGATCGAGGTACATTTTGTTGGAAAGACCGCCAAATCCTATGATTTCGCTTTTATTGACTTCTCGGACCATCCAGATACCGTAACCGCTAATGTCCCAATGCAACATAATATTATGAAAAACCTCATGGGCTGTTATTTCTGACATTGGTCCATGTGGATTGAACAAATTGGTTTCGGGATCCGCATTTATAGCAAAGTATGCTTTAAAATCTTCCTTGCTAGGTCTGTAGTAGGCTAGTCTGGATGACTTGATAATCTTATTCTTAATCATTGGAACTCGAGCTAAGGATCTCTTTTTGTATAGCAAGCAAGCGTTTTTTCAATTGGAAATAGTTGTCGTAGAGTATAAAATAATACTGATTTAATGCAATATTAAGCAAGTCGAGGCATTCGTTAATATAAGAAGAGCCATCAAAATAATCCAGTGTCGTATTTGTATAGCGTTCTAACTTAGACTCGATTTCTGTTCCAAGCGTGTTGCCGTTGATTTTATAGCTGTTTATCAATTTAGCGAGCTCGACTTTGAATGGAATCTCCGATTTTTTGACCTCTTCTAGTCTTCGTGCAATTTCTGCGTAAGGATGATTTTCATAGATAAAATAGGTTTTATCAATCATATCCATATAGAATTTAGTCTGATCCGCAAATTTACGCTCCGAATCCATGAACGCCTCATATACATCAGTTAGTGCATTGTCGATTTGCTTCTCGGTAGATTGAAATAGGCAGTAATCATAGACGTCAGTATTATATCCTTCGACGCGGTTTTTTAAAAGATCCGATTCTTGTTCGAGTTTAGCAATCACTTCTGCGACATCCGAATTTTTGTATTTGATCCCCTCATAGTCAAAGGTTTCTACGTCGATTGTTTTCGTTTGTATTTGGTTTAACGTTTCAATGTCATTCGTCAAAGAATTCAACGTAAAAGTATCGCTAACGCGCTCATCGCTAAAAAGGACCGCAGGACTTAACTGACTACCATTTTGTAAAGAGATTTTTTCTTTATCAAAGTAGGGATTATTGAAGGTATAGAAGTCATTGAATACCTCATCAAAAGATTGAGTTTCAAACCAGGATACGAAAGCGCTTGCAAATTCCTTTTCGTTCATAGCACTGGGCGTATTTGAATAGGGGCCGTCGGCAAAAGCTAGTGCGGTGAAGTGATCAGCATAATGATCAAATCGCGTTAGAATTTTAAATGCCGGACTTTCATTCGTCTTCGTTAGTTCGAATTCTAAAATCTTTACAGCTTTAATGCGATCCGTTTCAGACGGGTGAGATGCCCATTGATCACTAATTACTAACTTCGATTTATCGTATTTATTAGCTTCTAAAAGACTAATTTGCGGGATTCCGTTGATTAAAGGATATTTAAATCGAGTAGATAACAGCTGTGTGGCCGATCTTTGGTCGTCAAAAATATTAGCGCTAATATGATTGTTTTCGATTTGCGCTCCGTAAAAATTATAGACATTGGTTAGGCAGTAGTTTGAAAACGCCGTGCGCAACAGTGAGGTTTCAATAGCTTTTGAACCGGCTACTTCTGCAGAAATGGCGTCCGCATGAAATTCCATTTCTCGCGATAGGGCCATGTAATTCTTGTTGATGATTTCATATTGCTTCTGTAATATTTTCTGCATAAACTGAATAATAATACGAGGAAGCCATTGAAATGCTGCAGCATAATAGCTTGTGTTATACCAGCGTTCGCTTAATGAATTCAATGACTCATTCCGATATAACATATTATATATGGCTTGGTTTACATGATATACATAGCTCCCGACGCGCATGCTCCGCTGAGAAAAATGACCAAATTCATGGGCCAGAATACCTTTCAGCTCTTGATAGGTTGTCGAATTCACTAAGCCTAAGCCGATTATCAAATTCTTGCGTACAGGAAAAAACATGCTCCAAAAGCTCGAGTTGTAGAAAACAGACGCATTTATTTCACTCGATAGAAATACTTTTTTTGGCATCTGAGTTTCTACAGCAGAAGCAATTTCTTCAATTAATGTAAATAAAGTAGGTTCTTGATTGTTATCAATTTTCACCAAATGACTGGTGTCAAGTCTTTGAAAAGAGAATATAAATTTGAACAGAAAGACAAATATAAACAGGGCAGAAACAAGTAGACTAATTGCTAAAAATAACAGGATTAAATGCGGATAATTGGATATCAGTAGAATGCCGATATAGGATATGCCTGCACATAAGGCTATGGTGAAAATTACAAGCAATAAATAGATGAAGGCAAATGCAAATATAGAATATAGTGTTTTATTCGCACTTTTCTTGAATTCAGCAGAGATTTTAGCTGTCATTGGTCAATATAATTTGTCTTCTAAATTAGAAAAATATATCAGAACTACTACGTATATTTCGTTTTTTAACCGTTAATTATTACATGCGTCATTTTCTGTTGTTTTTCCTACTTTTTAGCGTCGTTTTATCGCAAGCTCAATCGCCTGATAGTACGCTGTTGAAGCAGTTTGACTTCGATAAAGCTCGGTATCAAGAATTTGAAAAAAATCATCGACGAACAGTTAAAACAAAGCATGTTGCACTTTCTTACCTGCATTGGGGTAAGGCATCTAATCCTGCATTCATTTGGCTCCATGGAAGCTATTTGGATGCGTATGATTTCGAACCTTTCGCACAGCATCTGGTTGACTTAGGGTATCAAGTGCTTTCGATAGATCATTATGGGCATGGGAAAACAGGTTTTCCGAGTAAAGATCTTAGCTTCGAAGATTTCGCTAATGATCTATCCGCCCTAATGGATTCGCTAGCGCTTCCAAACGCAGTTGTCGGTGGTTTTTCAAGAGGAGGGTATTTGGCGAGTAGCTTTTATAAACAACATCCTAAGCGTGTCAAGGCGCTAGTATTAGAGGATGGCGGTTCCGCGAGGTTCTATGGGCATTTTTATAAATTAAACGCAAAGGAACAAGGAACGATATTAAGTTCTTTTAATCTCTCGACAGAGATGTCTGATTTTCTCTTGGGGGCGACAGCAACTCCTTTTGAGCAGTATAAGCGATTTTATGAGGCTGAAGGGGAGCCATCACAATACAAAATCTTATCAGTTATTAAGAGAAAAGGCGATAAATATATCACGTATCAAGGCTTGAATACATATTATGGCCTTCAAGACTCCTCACATGCTGCACAAGCGCTGTTCGCCCCTGAAACGACGTCTCGGTACGTTCGTTCTATTGTTCAGCAGAATCCTATCGAAATATATCAGCAATTAACCGTTCCAATGTTGTTGATGGAAGCGACGAAATCGCCGGATGCTTTTCCGCAGGATGTAGAGAATAATTTGTTAAGTGAATCGCATCCCGACCTGATTGCTCATAAGAAATTCCCGAATGCAAGTCACAATATACATTATGAATGTACAGCAGAATTTATAGTGACACTGCTCGACTTCTTATCCGAAATAAAAGCAAAACAATAGCTTTGATATAATTAATATTTTAATAATTTAATAATATTCGTTTTAATTATTTTATATTTGTCGACTTAAAACGACAGGGTTTCACCTGCTTTATTTATTGTTAACCATATTTACGAAGGAGAGAAAATGAAGTTATGTGCTTTAAAACCGACATCTTGTATTGAGGTACTGTTTGTAATTGCCGTTTTACTCAATATTGTGAATTATCATATGATTCAACTGACTCTAATTCCGCTGGAGGTTATTGCGAGTTTCTTTCTGATAGGGGTTTTTATCATTTTTATTCTAGGACTTGTTTCAAACCCCATCTGGCATTATGGCTTCGAAATGCTAATGTACTGTGTTGTCATCTTTGGGACCTATCTAACTTTCCTATGTTTGATGATTAACGTCATCTTCTGCGCATCGAAAGTACACGCGAAAAGTTATAAAGTTGAGCGGATTACCGATCGTTTGGTTGGACGGTATATATACTCGCATGGTCATCATATCGGTTTAGTGACTTTTGAAAATGGGAGAAGTAAGCGAGTTTACCAGGAAAAGTTGAAAGGAAAAAATAAGCATTCCAAGGATTCCATTGTTGTATTTACTTCAGATGGTTTTCTTAAATACCCCATAATCCGAAGGTTTGAAAGCAAGAACTAAATTCAACGCTTTCGTTATCAAATAAAAAAACTCCTAAAGCGGGGAGCTCTAGGAGTTTTAACTAACCAATTATTAACCTAAATTATGAAATTTGATAAGTAATGTACAAGCACCGTGCCGAAAAAAGTGAGTGCTTTCCTTTTAACATTTGTTAACATTTGAACTGAATACGAGTGCTTTATTAAAGTATTTAACTTGTTTTCTTGTACTTAACGAGCGCCCAAGTATTCAATACGATGGCGAAGATGAACATAATGACAAAATGCCAGCGAATGTCCATTAATCCACTGCCTTTTAGTACTAACATACGCATGACATCAATAAAATAAGTGACAGGACTGCAGTATGCTATGACTTTTGCCCAATCGGGCATACTGTCTATCGAGGTGAATAATCCGCTCATCAGCATGAATATCATGATAAAAAAGAAGGCGACAGACATAGCCTGCTGCTGTGTATTTGCCGTTGTTGAAATCAATAGTCCCATGCCAAGCAAGGCAATTAAGTAGATTGCTAAAAAAGCGTACAGTAATAGGATATTTCCAATCGGCACAATGCCATAGATAAAGCGAGCGATTCCAAATAACCCAACCGTAAATATAAAGATGCCGATAAGCCAAAAGGGGATGAGCTTACCAAGGATAAACTGATATTTCTTAATCGGAGTTACATTGATCTGCTCGATTGTCCCAACTTCTTTTTCCTTCACTATATTGAGTGCGCACATGTATGCGCAAATCATCGTTACGAGTATAACTAGTATGGCAGGAACCATAAAGATTTGATAAT encodes:
- a CDS encoding HlyD family secretion protein, with amino-acid sequence MKKLTYTFAALFFLQSCSNKDAEKQVKLEGKIERDQLAVTTKIPGKIQRILVEEGQHVQKGDTLVILELPEVDAKSMQAQGALDAAQAQYEMALKGATDGQMKQLHAKVNGLKEQFDFAQKSLDRMNNLLRDSLVAQQKYDEVYAKYQGAKNQYLAAQAEVADVQHGARVEQQRMALGQKERAIGAVSEVNVASKERYIIAPQDMSIETINLRVGELALAGYSLLSGYIIDGTYFRVTIPESQVKDFQKGAEKILVFPYLANRELKARVETIKSLSSYANISTAYPDFEEQETLFEIRLKPVNLNDSQDLLTKATFIVKQEKSAK
- a CDS encoding DEAD/DEAH box helicase; protein product: MLALEQYLKNLGIEKLNAMQEESLAAFDYSRDFMLLSPTGSGKTLAFALLMLKLMEKAKLKGTSALVIVPTRELALQIEQVIKALTKDISLVCVYGGNDARAERKKLEQIPNLIVGTPGRILYHIDRNPNLLKDCKILVLDEFDKSLELGFHEQLDSILNACPGIKNQILTSATAIKEYPPFLKLNNPVSLNFLADTVFTPNLGYFQIEASSKMKLEALFKLICKIGTEKVLIFCNHREAVDHIQRLLIGKGVECINYHGGLDQYDRELAIIKIKNGSEHILVTTDLGSRGLDIPEMKHVIHYQFPYKEEEFIHRNGRTGRNQSSGSVYGIFTPEDRFPEYFQDSEVMSLDEFYPLPDAPGFKTMRISAGKKDKINKVDIVGFLHSLTKMEKEDVGMINLKDYESYVAVAASKASEIAKTGNNTKIKGKKIRLFTV
- a CDS encoding GNAT family N-acetyltransferase: MIKNKIIKSSRLAYYRPSKEDFKAYFAINADPETNLFNPHGPMSEITAHEVFHNIMLHWDISGYGIWMVREVNKSEIIGFGGLSNKMYLDHQRTNLGYRFSPSAWGKGFATELAQTATAFGFEELKKKAIYALVRPSNLASINVLEKCQFNLIDYLSDVQNEDPSLVYRRNSTF
- a CDS encoding Crp/Fnr family transcriptional regulator; the protein is MDLISNFKQLYHIDDFLEEYLDKIIETKNFQKGDIIFEPGAYLKYIYFIEEGFTRIYYYKNRRDITHSFFGSNSFSTGIESVFYKKPAMFGFQALTASRISYMPFAAIEKLAKTNITMNQIVQKVLLDNLIHFSTRFYNTQFETAHERYASLIKENPELFQNATLGHIASYLGISQQTLSVIRGQK
- a CDS encoding head GIN domain-containing protein: MRKLLTIAFIGFASLSYAQQSEVRKISSKPIGISVSTGIQAKIIKSNKNEVVLEAQNQNQLGKIETKVESGVLTIRVKRNSNIQNSKNLKATVYINPNLSSIELSSAGSLEITDAIDVRDLDIDLSSAGSLKTAAINANALSIETSSASKVHTGAIKATTLAIEASSASVVEISGASKTTSIEASSNANINAQKLSSNKVTADASSGAKINIHVTESLSAEASSGARVSYTGQPKATSFEKSSGGTISNAN
- a CDS encoding ABC transporter permease; its protein translation is MKNFISLLKREFSLFFQNKVLMVLFLGAPIMYAVLIGGVYKKGKVTNLPIIVVDEDRSPMSQQLIEMFNESEVIYVAEVLNDGFKAKEEALRTESTVVVQIPRNFSSNINYGRSTELTLFVNASNTLTSNYAMMAVNVAAGTMKAGIQIKAQQKKGVPEFVASQQYEPFKTTIIKQHIRSGNYLYFMLPGVLLTVLQQVMMLGLALSFASEFEKGTFTDLVARSKNVFLLILVKVLPYILMSVFIVFLYYGFSVFYRMPLQLSGISFYVYTLLFLLAVAFIGILVSIAIPSQLKATEILMVIATPSFILSGFTWPLSQMPEWIVCIAKVIPLTHYLQIFRTMIIEQGGAAYVQEAVWGLVLIASIALLLSVVLLQLKINKANKELKAQA
- the rsmD gene encoding 16S rRNA (guanine(966)-N(2))-methyltransferase RsmD → MRIIGGKAAGLRINPPTSLPVRPTTDIAKEALFNILNNRIEFDEIDCLDLFAGTGNISFELASRGAVSVDAIDQHAKCIMYIDETAKKLKLEQIKTRRADVFKYIKSAKKSYDFIFADPPYDIGALPQLAQMILDGDLLKPGGLLVIEHPSSRKLAESPYFVEIRVYGNSSFSFYSK
- the coaD gene encoding pantetheine-phosphate adenylyltransferase — its product is MKIAVFPGSFDPYTLAHHDLVERALPIFDKIYVAIGINSAKVGMMDVDLKKEAIAALYASNPKIEVTTYKGLTVDYCKEVRAQVILRGLRNTTDLDYENIIAQNNLQLNPAVESYFLVSRTGLAHISSTIVRDIWRNNGDIAPLVPAQILKYIEKLDRK
- a CDS encoding TolC family protein, which codes for MKEMTFSRKGIFIAWAILLSSIDLAFAQDDLTTFREPVNNAIRYNKSLKNAELENQKVALDQQMVKGKLLPTVSANAMYGYVNSLINIDLPTQNLPITGINLFEGSQSARLSTQVGLAGVTATQVIFSGLQISNGQKALEQKFKAQRLLQEASYDQVAQEVIMCFDQLMLLKEVDLLIADSEKRLNKEHQKVMQAIENGLAIPYDRDKIKLAILELESKKAEVESNRELLHYKLSELTGMKGSALENVRFKLKEILLDKDTATVMNRKEISALEASQKAYEYAYKKEKGTKLPQVFAFGNVSYVNAFGTSLKIKDLPVVGDLKLSSNQLMMAPNYAIGIGAKWTIFEGKTHQTAIDKAKIDMQINENKLSDTKEKLALLQRKTIVDYDLSMKKIKVNEQQVEIAKNNLYLASRQFEEGLSDVTDRLEAENEYYKQTLNYYTQILNQRTAALELLKANGNLYQTVTR